A genomic stretch from Hymenobacter psoromatis includes:
- a CDS encoding DNA polymerase III subunit gamma/tau, whose protein sequence is MENFVVSARKYRPATFRSVVGQQHVTTTLQNAIQSQHLAQAFLFCGPRGVGKTTCARILAKTINCTNLTPEAEACGVCTSCVAFQENASFNVHELDAASNNSVEDIRSLVEQVRYAPQQGRFKIYIIDEVHMLSNAAFNAFLKTLEEPPSYAIFILATTERHKIIPTILSRCQIFDFNRIKVEDIRGHLRYVANSEHVTADDDALHLLAQKADGGLRDALSMFDQQVTFAGNNLTYKEVVQNLHILDYDYYFRLVEALLGENLSAALLLLDSVMQQGFDLHNFVVGTAEHLRGLLVCKDPVTVQLLEVSEGIRQQYVRQAQAAPLPFLLSALNLMSQCDREFKQAKNQRLHVELALMKLAYLNGAVQFVRDLTPAGNQRSAPANGEAKKKTSSLAAAPTPPLPAQAAPPATPVAEPETNAPADGPEPLPVENGVRELHPTPSIEPEAAAPVTERHQVRDTLPHVETGRPSMQGLEPNHRPTDVPPGLVAEPAVARPAPVPTLPKLPSLASRLPGLRDVSAPTAPVAPAQKPETRTQEPAAPTGPLPPIAPELLQAVWQQLADERRAQEKMSDYMVLNRAVAADAGHVITLIVDNPVQVVQFNDFRAEFMAELRRRTGHPGLTVQTEVTTAAPTGRKLYTSNDKFAYLAEKYPALQEMKQRLGLDADF, encoded by the coding sequence ATGGAAAATTTTGTTGTTTCGGCCCGCAAGTACCGTCCGGCCACGTTTCGGAGCGTGGTGGGGCAGCAGCACGTCACTACCACCCTGCAAAACGCCATTCAGAGCCAGCACTTAGCGCAGGCGTTTCTGTTTTGCGGGCCGCGGGGCGTGGGCAAAACTACGTGTGCCCGCATCCTGGCCAAAACCATTAACTGCACCAACCTCACGCCCGAGGCGGAAGCCTGCGGCGTGTGTACGTCGTGCGTAGCGTTTCAGGAAAACGCCTCCTTCAACGTGCACGAGCTGGACGCGGCGTCGAATAACTCGGTGGAGGACATTCGCTCGCTGGTGGAGCAGGTGCGCTACGCGCCGCAGCAAGGTCGGTTCAAGATTTATATTATTGACGAGGTGCACATGCTCTCGAACGCGGCCTTCAACGCCTTTTTGAAGACGCTGGAAGAACCGCCGAGCTACGCAATTTTTATCCTGGCCACCACCGAGCGCCACAAGATTATCCCCACCATCCTGTCGCGCTGCCAGATTTTTGACTTTAATCGTATTAAGGTCGAGGACATAAGGGGGCATTTGCGCTATGTAGCTAACAGCGAGCACGTAACGGCCGACGACGACGCGCTGCACCTGCTGGCCCAAAAGGCCGACGGCGGCCTGCGCGACGCGCTCTCGATGTTTGACCAGCAGGTAACGTTTGCTGGCAACAACCTGACGTACAAGGAAGTAGTGCAGAACCTGCACATTCTGGATTATGACTATTATTTCCGGCTGGTGGAGGCGCTGCTGGGCGAAAACCTGTCGGCTGCGCTGCTGCTGCTCGATTCGGTGATGCAGCAAGGGTTTGATTTACATAACTTTGTAGTGGGCACGGCCGAGCACCTGCGCGGGCTGCTGGTGTGCAAAGACCCCGTGACGGTGCAGCTGCTGGAGGTGTCGGAGGGCATTCGGCAGCAGTACGTGCGCCAGGCCCAGGCCGCGCCGCTGCCCTTTCTGCTCTCGGCCCTGAACCTGATGAGCCAGTGCGACCGCGAGTTCAAGCAGGCCAAAAACCAGCGCCTGCACGTGGAGCTGGCGCTCATGAAGCTGGCGTATCTCAATGGGGCCGTGCAGTTTGTGCGCGACCTCACCCCGGCCGGCAACCAAAGGTCAGCGCCAGCTAACGGCGAGGCTAAAAAAAAAACTAGCAGCTTAGCGGCGGCTCCTACCCCCCCCCTGCCCGCCCAAGCTGCGCCACCCGCCACACCCGTTGCGGAGCCCGAAACCAACGCTCCCGCCGACGGTCCCGAGCCGCTACCCGTCGAAAACGGCGTGCGGGAATTGCACCCTACCCCCAGCATTGAGCCCGAAGCCGCGGCACCCGTGACCGAGCGCCACCAGGTGCGCGACACGTTGCCGCACGTGGAAACCGGCCGACCCAGCATGCAGGGTCTGGAGCCCAATCACCGGCCCACCGACGTGCCGCCCGGCCTCGTGGCCGAGCCGGCCGTCGCCCGCCCCGCCCCGGTCCCTACCCTCCCCAAGCTACCCAGCCTCGCTAGTCGCCTGCCTGGCCTGCGCGACGTGAGCGCGCCCACTGCCCCGGTTGCCCCAGCTCAGAAACCAGAAACCAGAACCCAGGAACCAGCCGCCCCGACCGGCCCGCTGCCGCCCATCGCGCCCGAGCTGCTGCAAGCCGTGTGGCAGCAGCTGGCCGACGAGCGCCGCGCCCAGGAAAAGATGAGCGACTATATGGTGCTGAACCGCGCCGTGGCGGCTGACGCGGGCCACGTTATTACCCTTATTGTGGACAATCCGGTGCAGGTGGTGCAGTTCAACGACTTTCGGGCCGAGTTTATGGCCGAGCTGCGGCGGCGCACCGGCCACCCCGGCCTCACGGTGCAAACCGAGGTGACCACCGCCGCGCCCACCGGCCGCAAGCTCTACACCTCGAATGACAAGTTTGCCTACCTGGCCGAAAAGTATCCGGCCTTGCAGGAAATGAAGCAGCGGCTGGGGCTGGATGCGGACTTTTAG